The genomic segment GTAATTAAATATTATAACACAGGTTGTCTGTTAATTCCAATTATAGCTTACCCACTGGATAATAAATCCCATGCGCTAGCATACCCTCAACAACCTCTGTCTCAGTCAGCATCTTCTCCATCTGAAACTCCTTCCCCGGTAGATGAATCAAAGCATACCGATCCGGCGTTAATTCCTCCACAATCCGAACGAGCGGAGTTTCCGCATAAGCTGTCAGGACTTTACTCTTCATCAACCCTTTCCTGAGGAGCTCCTCCTTTTTGCGGGTGAGGTGACGGAGAAAGGTAATTCGGGCTGACGCTATTTCCTTGTTTCCTGAGAGCCAAAAAAAGGCGGCCAAGATAAGGAACGTCATTAGATTCTCAATAAAATGTTCCTTTCCCAACAGAGTTAGACCGAGAATGGCCAGAAAAGCGCCAAAAGCTTGACCAAGACGAGCAAGTGCTTTCGTCGTCCGAACAAAACCGAACATATCTGAAAAAAGAGCCCGAGCGACCCGACCTCCATCTAAGGGAAGTATCGGAAGCAAATTAAATGCAGCCAGCCAAAAGTTGATGCGTACAAACTCTTCTCCACTCGGCCCTGTCCAATAACCCAACCACCGTAGAGCCTGTGCTGCAAACAATAGAAGAAGATTAAACCCAGGTCCGGCTAGAGCCATAATACTTTCTTCGATTTTTCGTCCTTCAAAAAGATCATCACAGTAGGCAGCCCCGCCAAAGGGAAAGATCTCTAGACCCACTACATTAAACCCATACGCTTTGGCCGTAAACAAGTGTGCTAATTCATGCCCAATGACAAGAGCGAAGATGAAAAGAGCCTGGGTTATTAGCCCCAGGACTCCATAAGCAACTAATACAAGTAAAAATGTAGGATGAACTCTGATGCTCAAACCCCGTAATCTTAAAACCTCCACACCGAAACCTCCTCCGTCAGACACTTCTCCAAAAGAATGACTAAAGGTGACCCGAAAGCGTAGCTTACGATTATTTTGCTGCTGGAACGAGGTAAGGCATTGGATTTATAGGTTGGCCATCTTTGCGTAATTCAAAATGGAGCCAGGGCTTTTTCAGTGGAGCTGAAAGTCCAACAGTACCGATAACTTCACCCGTCTGAACGGCTTGCCCCTTTTGGACTTTAACTTCCCCAAGATTAGCAAGAACAGCTGTCCATCCATTCGAAAAATCCAATTTCACAAGCCGACCGAGTTGAGGATCCTCGCCCACCTGGGTCACAACGCCTATGTAAGGCGCAACCACCGGGATGCCTAAAGCACTTCCAACATCGATTCCATTATGAATACTTCCCTTCCCTTCACTATCCATTGTCCCAAAGGCAGCCATAACTGGACCAGATAAAGGGGGCACAAACTTTTCTTTCATGGTTGCATCAACTGGAGTTGATTTTACGCCGATAGGACCCATGCCCAAGGCTTCCTTGGCCATATCATTCATTGCGGCATATAAATCGCCATTTTGGACCGTTCCCTTATACATCGAGTGGATCGTTTGGGACAGACCATCTTCGCCTTTCGATGCGAAAAAGATTAAAAGAAAAAATGTGACGGCAAGGACCGCTTTTTTTTGGATTCCTGTCCAGGTATAAAGAATTTCTCGTTTACGGCGTTTCTGAGAAGTCCGTTTAACTGGCCAATCCTCATACTTCATTCCTCGCTCGCGTCCTACCTCTTGGGCGGCTCTTTCCCATTCCCAATCATCCCAGCGTTCAAATGGATTCATCTTTTCCACCCCTTAGCTCGTACACTTACTTATACTTATGCTAAGAGAAAGTAAAAAGAACTGCCTTGCATTTGCAAAGACAGTTCTTCATTTAAAAGCCCATAAAACGCAACTTCTCGCCCAGGAGTGAACGATTTCGCAGAAGGGCGGTAAGGCGCACGACGCTTCTGTAGCTTAGCGTAGCCACCTGGTTCACTTCAGGTATTACCCTGAGGTTTGGCGGAGCTGCTATAGAGGCAAGTGTGGCAGCCCTGGAGCGCTGAGTGAACGGATGAGTGAGAAGTTACGTCAAAACATCAATCGCTGTCGTCTGATATTAATGCTTAATAAAAGGCCTATACTTATCATATTGGTCAACATCGCACTTCCGCCATAACTGATCAAAGGAAGAGGAATTCCCGTAACAGGCATAATTCCAGAAGTCATTCCAACATTTACAAGAATATGAAAAACGAACATACTTATGACTCCACTACTCACGAGCATTCCATATATATCCTGCGATTTTGTGGCTATACTAATCGCGCGAAGTAAAAACATTGCAAATAAAAACAGTAACGTAATCGTTCCAATAAATCCGAACTCTTCTCCCACCACTGAAAAAATAAAGTCCGTATGATGCTCAGGCAAGAAGTTGAGCTGAGCCTGAGTCCCTCCGCGATAGCCCTTACCCCACAAACCTCCCGAGCCAATAGCCCAGATCGATTGTATGATATGATACCCATCTCCTGAGGTATCAGACATCGGATCCATAAAGATCGTCAAACGCTTCAACTGGTAATCCTGTAAAGGCAGAGGGAGACCTTGTGCAAATTTCAGAAAGCCGGGTAAATCGGTTGAAAAGTGTAACCATAAGATAAGGGCAACAAGTAAAATACCGCCGACCAAAAGTCCTCCAAATTTCCAAGGATTAGCCCCCGCCACAAACATCATCCCCACAAAAATCGCGGCAAAAACTAAAGTCGTACCTAAGTCAGGTTGTTTAAAAATAAGAGCCATCGGCACAACAACATACAAAAAGGGCGGAATAAAATCACGAAAACGGTTCAACTTACCTTGCCGTCTGGCTAAAAAATCAGCAAAAGTTAAGATGATAAAAATCTTGGCAAACTCGGAAGGTTGAATTTTAAAACCTGAGGTCACCGGAATCCAGCGTTGCGCCCCTTTGGCAGAGGACCCTATGAAAAAAACAGCAAGCAACAAGGCAAGATTCAAACCATAAATCCACCAACTATACTTTCTAAACTTTTGATAATCAATCGAAGCAACTCCAACGGCAATAACAAGCCCAACACCAATCCACATTGCCTGGTTCTTTACATAAAAATACGGTTGAGAAGCGATAACATTCAAGGATGCTGTACTCAAGATCAATAAGCTAGCACCCAAAAGTAGTAAAAGAATAAATACAAAAAGAAAATCTAGATTCTTAAAGAAGCGTCGCTCAAACATAAATAGTACCCCTTTGTCGATTCTTGTTTCTCATTATAACATAAGGAACTTAAATTGAGAAAAGGGTTGGTTCAGTTCTATTGTAAACTGAACCAACCCTTCATCGTTTAAAATGGAGGAATCTTATTGAAGTCTATAGCTGAACCTTTTCCTTAGACGCATAATCTCTTTTCATCCGAACGACAGGGATATTTGCAACCAAAGCGACCTCTCGTTCTTCCTGGCTGAGATTAACCTCCAACGCTGATTCATCAATCTCCATATAGTTAGAAATCACTTTAATTAAATCCTCTTTCAGACTGTTTAACATCTGGGGTGAAATATCGGCTCGGTCATGTACGAGGACAAGCCGCAAGCGTTCTTTGGCAATATTCTTCGAAGAACTTTCACGACCAAGCATCTTATTAATAAACTCTAACAAGCTTTTTTCCTCCTCTCTGCGTCCAAGCACTTAACGCATCCCGAAAAATTTCTTAATCTTATCCATAAAACCTTCTGGAGCATCAAGGTTCATTAGCGGTACTTCTTCCCCCTGGATTCTTCGAGTAATGCGGCGATAAGCTTCTCCTGCATGAGAGGAATGGTCTGTCACCGCAGGTTCTCCGCGGTTTGTCGAGATGACGATGCTTTCATCATCAGGGACAACTCCAATGAGATCAATTGCTAGAATATCCATGATATCCGAAATATCCATCATATCCCCACGCTTCACCATCGCCGGACGAATCCGGTTAATAATAAGGCGTGGGCTCTTGAGATCAGCGGCTTCCAATAGTCCAATAATCCGATCCGCATCACGGACAGCACTCACTTCTGGTGTTGTAACGACGATAGCACGGTCAGCGCCGGCAATCGCATTGCGGAAACCTTGTTCAATTCCTGCAGGACAGTCAATGATTGCATAATCATACTCATTCTTCAGTTCTTGTGCTAAAGCTCTCATCTGATCAGGATTAACTGCTGTTTTATCCTTCGTTTGAGCAGCCGGTAGTAAATAAAGATTCTCAAAGCGTTTATCCTTAATCAAGGCTTGTTTTAAACGACAGTTTCCGCTAGTCACATCGACGATATCATAAACGATCCGGTTTTCCAGACCCATTACCACGTCTAAGTTGCGCAAGCCGATATCCGTATCCACCAAAACCACTTTATGTCCTGCTGCTGCAAGACCAGTACCAATGTTGGCCGAGGTGGTCGTTTTACCAACTCCTCCCTTTCCCGATGTCACGACAATAACGTCTCCCATATTTAAACCTACCTTTCCAAAATGTTTTCATGTACTTTGCTTAAAATATGTCGTTCTATCTCCCTTTTCCTCTCAGCCCGGTCATTTGTATTGCATCAACCATAAGCTGATTCTCTTTAATCTTAGCAATTTCAGGGCCTCGCCAATCCTCCGTTCCCTCCGGTGAGCGAGCAACAAGGTCCGCGATCCGTAATTGCGTCGGAGCAAGATGGTATGCACTAACCGTTGCTTTTCGTTCTCCTGTCGCACCAGCATGAGCAACCCCACGGAGTGAACCCATGACCGCTATATTTCCCGTCGCAATGATTTCAGCTCCAGGATTGACATCCCCTAGGACAACAACATGTCCTTCAAATTGGATACTCGCTCCAGATCGTAAGGTCCGTTCTACAAAAAGGCAAGGACCCTCATCCATCCCTTCATCCCACACTCGAACTTTCTCCGATTCCTCGTTTGCGAAATCGGTCTTACTGCCCGGAGTATAGACTTGCTCATCCGTTAACCACCCAGCAAAAGTAAGTCCATATTGGGCTAAAGCTTGGCTCAATTCTTCTTTTTGCTCAACCGTGAAAACCTTATTTCCTCCATAGCAACGTACAGCCGCTCCCTGAAGGAATTGTTCTGAATCTCTTAAAAGCTTTTGAAGTTCATCCATTAAAACTAAGAAATCCGACTCAGGATCAAGATATAAAACCAATCCATCCCGAGTTCCCTTTAAGGCTATGTGTTCTATCAATGATAATCCCCCGCCCAATAAGATGCTTGTCCAAACGGCTCGAAGGAAGTTATTGATCTTTCTGCAGTTTCAGACGTTCATATAAGTTCTACAAAACAGGTCAAATACCCTTTATCCGTGCAAAAAAAAACGAGGATGATTTTCCTCGTTTTTTAACCACCATAAGTCGATTTCCAGCTAAAATATTGCATAAAAGCAGCTTTAGCGACAAGTCCTGCAGTCTCACCACCATGACCCCCATATTCGACAACCCCAGCAAAAGCAACTTGTGGATCATCATAAGGGGCAAAAGCCACAAACATTCCGTTATAGAGATCTCCAGAAATTGTATTCTTTGAACCAATCTGTGCCGTACCAGTTTTACCTCCCCCCGAAAATTGGGGGACATCAGCGAAAAGCCAAGCCGCTGTCCCTTCACCACTCGTAACCGCAGCCATTCCTTTTTTAACAATTTCCAAATTTTCCGGGGAAACAGAGACGTTATTTAAGACCTGAGGCTGATTTTGGTAAACAACTTGACCCGTGGCAGGGTCGAGAATTTTATCGACAACATAGGGTTGCATTCGTTTTCCCCCATTAACTAGAGTTGCCACATAATTCGCGAGTTGAAGAGGCGTGTACGAATTATAGCCTTGACCAATAGAATTGTTAAAGCTGTCATAGATCTTCCAATCGATGTTCTGACTTTCCATTTGCTGATACCAAACATCCACTTGTTTAATCTCTGCATTTTTTTTGGATAACAAACTCTGTTTTGATTTATCATCAGCAGCCTGAGAAATCTTCGTCGCATAATTGTCTTCAATCGTTTTTAACTTTTCATCACGCATCTTATCATAATAAGGCCCATAATACCCTTTTTTCCACTCTTCAGAAGGAGCGACTCCGATCGCTTCGCCTGGTAAGTCAACCCCACTTTTTACACCTAAGCCAAACTCATTAGACAGTTGTTTCATCAGTTCCGGATTCGCGTCAAAGATCCTGCGTCCAAGAATTTCAAAATAAATATCAGATGAGAGTGCGATCCCCCGCGTCATATTGACCATTCCAAAATTATTTCCGCCCCACTCCGGAAACCCTTGTATCTGCACATTGGCAGGACCGAGGGAAGACATGACATCGGAGAAAGATTCCGAGGGATTGGTTACTTTTGACTCTAAAGCAGCCATTGCCGTTAACATTTTATACGTCGACCCTGGTGCATAAGCACCTGAAAGAGCCCGATTAAACGATGCCGCATCCTTACTGCTGAAATACGCTTCGGCAACCGCATCAGAGATCGTCCCTGTCAAATCATTCGGATTCATATAAGGACGCGAGACCATAGCTAAAATCTTGCCCGTTTTAACATCAATCATTACAGCCGCTCCAACTTGAGCATCAGAGTGAGACTTCTGAACATTAGCAATAACCTGATCTAAACTGGTCTGCATTACCTGTTGTAAATTGGCATCGATCGTGAGTTGTACTGTCTTGCCGGGTTGAGCCGCCTGGATGACCTCTTTATTAATCGGCCGCGCACTATTATCCACGATGACTTGCTGAGTCCCTTCTTTACCCCGCAACCAATAATCGTAGCTTTTCTCGACCCCCATCTTTCCCACAAGATCTCCTTGGGAATATTTAAAGCCATCTTTTTGAGCCAACGGTTGTTCATTAAATTGGTCGATCTCATTATCACTGATTTCTCGGACATAACCTAAGGCTTGACCCATCAAGAAATTCTGAGGATAAGAACGTACAGGTAAGGCATCAATACTTATTCCTGGAAGTTCATCTTGATGTTCACCAATTACGGCTTGAAGTGTTTCCGGCACATTCGATAGCACCGTGACTGGACGATATCTCTCCCATTGCTGATTTTGAATCATGACAAAGATGTCCTCAGTAATGGCATCCACAGACTCTGCTTGATTCGACCAATACGGTTGGATAAACTCAGCTAGACGATGAACAACCTCTTTCCAATTCGCAGTTGTCGCTTTTTGTAAATCCAACCAATCGATGGTTAAAGCAAATTCTGGAACACTCGTTGCAAGTAACATCCCATTACGATCCTTTATATCTCCACGCGTCGGCGGAATCGTAACCAGTTGCATAACATTCCCTGCAGCCTTTGTCGCATAATAGGAAGATTGGGCAATCTGCAACCGCCAAAGATTAAATCCGAGAATTGCGAAAACCAGTAACACAACGATGCTTAGCCCCCACAGCCGATGCAAATAGGGTTTGCGCTCTTTCTCATCCATAAAGATCCTCCTGGTTAACTACAATAAAGATAAGTGCGACTTCTTTACCGTTCGTACTTGGGACGGTATTTAAGCCAGCCCTTCAAAAAGGAGCGGTGAATCCACGGATAGGTGACTGGCACTAAAATCGCATTATAAAGTGAAACTCCGCTTATGAGTCGTAAATCATCTAAAAATGTCCACTGGGCCCCCACTCCGAGACTCAAAAAGGAAATCATGGATTGACCTGCAAACGTCACTAAAAAAACAAGTAAAGTGATTAAAGGGAAATTTTCCCGATTCCAACGCTGAGCAAGCCAGCTACTTAAAAT from the Desulfitobacterium metallireducens DSM 15288 genome contains:
- a CDS encoding M50 family metallopeptidase, with protein sequence MEVLRLRGLSIRVHPTFLLVLVAYGVLGLITQALFIFALVIGHELAHLFTAKAYGFNVVGLEIFPFGGAAYCDDLFEGRKIEESIMALAGPGFNLLLLFAAQALRWLGYWTGPSGEEFVRINFWLAAFNLLPILPLDGGRVARALFSDMFGFVRTTKALARLGQAFGAFLAILGLTLLGKEHFIENLMTFLILAAFFWLSGNKEIASARITFLRHLTRKKEELLRKGLMKSKVLTAYAETPLVRIVEELTPDRYALIHLPGKEFQMEKMLTETEVVEGMLAHGIYYPVGKL
- a CDS encoding murein hydrolase activator EnvC family protein, whose product is MNPFERWDDWEWERAAQEVGRERGMKYEDWPVKRTSQKRRKREILYTWTGIQKKAVLAVTFFLLIFFASKGEDGLSQTIHSMYKGTVQNGDLYAAMNDMAKEALGMGPIGVKSTPVDATMKEKFVPPLSGPVMAAFGTMDSEGKGSIHNGIDVGSALGIPVVAPYIGVVTQVGEDPQLGRLVKLDFSNGWTAVLANLGEVKVQKGQAVQTGEVIGTVGLSAPLKKPWLHFELRKDGQPINPMPYLVPAAK
- the rodA gene encoding rod shape-determining protein RodA: MFERRFFKNLDFLFVFILLLLLGASLLILSTASLNVIASQPYFYVKNQAMWIGVGLVIAVGVASIDYQKFRKYSWWIYGLNLALLLAVFFIGSSAKGAQRWIPVTSGFKIQPSEFAKIFIILTFADFLARRQGKLNRFRDFIPPFLYVVVPMALIFKQPDLGTTLVFAAIFVGMMFVAGANPWKFGGLLVGGILLVALILWLHFSTDLPGFLKFAQGLPLPLQDYQLKRLTIFMDPMSDTSGDGYHIIQSIWAIGSGGLWGKGYRGGTQAQLNFLPEHHTDFIFSVVGEEFGFIGTITLLFLFAMFLLRAISIATKSQDIYGMLVSSGVISMFVFHILVNVGMTSGIMPVTGIPLPLISYGGSAMLTNMISIGLLLSINIRRQRLMF
- the minE gene encoding cell division topological specificity factor MinE yields the protein MLEFINKMLGRESSSKNIAKERLRLVLVHDRADISPQMLNSLKEDLIKVISNYMEIDESALEVNLSQEEREVALVANIPVVRMKRDYASKEKVQL
- the minD gene encoding septum site-determining protein MinD; its protein translation is MGDVIVVTSGKGGVGKTTTSANIGTGLAAAGHKVVLVDTDIGLRNLDVVMGLENRIVYDIVDVTSGNCRLKQALIKDKRFENLYLLPAAQTKDKTAVNPDQMRALAQELKNEYDYAIIDCPAGIEQGFRNAIAGADRAIVVTTPEVSAVRDADRIIGLLEAADLKSPRLIINRIRPAMVKRGDMMDISDIMDILAIDLIGVVPDDESIVISTNRGEPAVTDHSSHAGEAYRRITRRIQGEEVPLMNLDAPEGFMDKIKKFFGMR
- the minC gene encoding septum site-determining protein MinC gives rise to the protein MIEHIALKGTRDGLVLYLDPESDFLVLMDELQKLLRDSEQFLQGAAVRCYGGNKVFTVEQKEELSQALAQYGLTFAGWLTDEQVYTPGSKTDFANEESEKVRVWDEGMDEGPCLFVERTLRSGASIQFEGHVVVLGDVNPGAEIIATGNIAVMGSLRGVAHAGATGERKATVSAYHLAPTQLRIADLVARSPEGTEDWRGPEIAKIKENQLMVDAIQMTGLRGKGR
- the mrdA gene encoding penicillin-binding protein 2, which gives rise to MDEKERKPYLHRLWGLSIVVLLVFAILGFNLWRLQIAQSSYYATKAAGNVMQLVTIPPTRGDIKDRNGMLLATSVPEFALTIDWLDLQKATTANWKEVVHRLAEFIQPYWSNQAESVDAITEDIFVMIQNQQWERYRPVTVLSNVPETLQAVIGEHQDELPGISIDALPVRSYPQNFLMGQALGYVREISDNEIDQFNEQPLAQKDGFKYSQGDLVGKMGVEKSYDYWLRGKEGTQQVIVDNSARPINKEVIQAAQPGKTVQLTIDANLQQVMQTSLDQVIANVQKSHSDAQVGAAVMIDVKTGKILAMVSRPYMNPNDLTGTISDAVAEAYFSSKDAASFNRALSGAYAPGSTYKMLTAMAALESKVTNPSESFSDVMSSLGPANVQIQGFPEWGGNNFGMVNMTRGIALSSDIYFEILGRRIFDANPELMKQLSNEFGLGVKSGVDLPGEAIGVAPSEEWKKGYYGPYYDKMRDEKLKTIEDNYATKISQAADDKSKQSLLSKKNAEIKQVDVWYQQMESQNIDWKIYDSFNNSIGQGYNSYTPLQLANYVATLVNGGKRMQPYVVDKILDPATGQVVYQNQPQVLNNVSVSPENLEIVKKGMAAVTSGEGTAAWLFADVPQFSGGGKTGTAQIGSKNTISGDLYNGMFVAFAPYDDPQVAFAGVVEYGGHGGETAGLVAKAAFMQYFSWKSTYGG
- the mreD gene encoding rod shape-determining protein MreD, which produces MRYFLMLVMLLLGLILPGTVFYFWSWSGIKPDLIMLFIIYMALHHRPSHGLLWGLGAGIVVDLYLGRHFGMYSLTLTGVAILSSWLAQRWNRENFPLITLLVFLVTFAGQSMISFLSLGVGAQWTFLDDLRLISGVSLYNAILVPVTYPWIHRSFLKGWLKYRPKYER